The following coding sequences lie in one Gemmatimonadota bacterium genomic window:
- a CDS encoding cystathionine gamma-lyase: MRDATRIVRAGAPAPEPGAPFLAGPTFASVYHLPGDPTGAPYQYGRYQNPTWTAFEAALEELEGGPTVLFASGMAATYALLQTTLGAGERVVLTGDGYYATRSVAAKHLGARGVDVCTAATEADLLEQLEGTRLVWVETPSNPALTVYDVRRIVEAAHAVGALVAVDNTTPTVGAQKPLALGADFSLASDTKALCGHSDVVLGHVSAADPERAAALRTWRIETGAIPGPMEVWLAHRSLGTLDVRLERMCANAQGVATFLAGRSDVVQVRYPGLATDPSHAVAQRQMSRYGPVVSFELGTAAAAQAFLSAATLVDEATSFGGLHTSGERRARWGGDAVAGGFIRLSLGCEALEDLLEDFEAALAGR, from the coding sequence ATGCGTGATGCCACCCGAATCGTGCGCGCTGGCGCCCCCGCCCCCGAGCCGGGCGCGCCGTTCCTCGCTGGCCCTACCTTCGCATCCGTCTATCACCTTCCTGGTGACCCCACCGGAGCGCCCTATCAATACGGACGCTACCAGAACCCCACCTGGACTGCCTTCGAAGCGGCCCTGGAGGAGCTGGAAGGGGGGCCCACGGTCCTGTTCGCGAGTGGAATGGCCGCGACCTACGCGCTGCTCCAGACCACACTCGGCGCCGGCGAGCGCGTGGTCCTGACCGGAGACGGCTATTACGCCACCCGTTCGGTGGCCGCCAAGCACCTGGGCGCCCGCGGCGTCGACGTGTGCACGGCCGCGACCGAAGCCGACCTCCTCGAACAGCTGGAGGGCACGCGTCTGGTCTGGGTGGAGACGCCGAGCAACCCAGCTCTGACGGTCTACGACGTACGCCGCATCGTGGAAGCGGCCCATGCCGTGGGCGCGTTGGTAGCCGTCGACAATACCACGCCGACCGTGGGTGCGCAGAAACCGTTGGCGCTCGGTGCCGACTTTTCCTTGGCCTCCGACACCAAGGCTCTCTGCGGACACAGCGACGTCGTGCTCGGTCACGTCTCGGCCGCCGATCCCGAGCGGGCGGCGGCGCTGCGCACCTGGCGTATCGAGACCGGAGCGATCCCAGGGCCGATGGAGGTGTGGCTGGCCCATCGGTCGCTGGGCACGCTGGATGTGCGCCTCGAGCGCATGTGTGCCAACGCGCAGGGGGTTGCCACCTTCCTGGCTGGCCGCAGCGACGTGGTGCAGGTGCGTTATCCGGGGCTGGCCACCGATCCGTCCCATGCAGTGGCCCAGCGTCAGATGAGTCGCTACGGACCGGTGGTGTCGTTCGAGTTGGGCACTGCCGCGGCCGCGCAGGCGTTTCTATCTGCGGCCACCCTGGTGGACGAAGCCACCAGTTTCGGCGGCCTGCACACCTCAGGCGAGCGCCGCGCGCGCTGGGGTGGAGACGCTGTGGCTGGAGGGTTCATCCGTCTGAGTCTCGGATGTGAGGCGCTGGAAGACCTGCTGGAGGACTTCGAAGCGGCGCTGGCGGGACGCTAG
- a CDS encoding FIST C-terminal domain-containing protein, protein MRPLIDIALSTDGSTVNDLIRLIRQALDRGAQSLLLLSCDENGLEAAAIDPTLRSLEVPVFGGCFPTLLHGRSYLDRGFVVAGLSEPVEVAVYSEVSSLDPLGGMPILFPPALAESRGFVVLVDGLSSTIDHLVGEVYDQVGPDRAVLGGGAGSLSFQQRPCLFTNSGLVQDALQVVGFRRPFQTSVRHGWEKLAGPFLVTESDGNVIHSLNYRPAFELYSEVVQPYSTARFEDTDFFEIAKTFPFGLEKLDEALLVRDPIIAEDGKLVCVGHVPENAMIYVLRGDPAALKRAAGEAARAACPSGDCSRDVLVFDCISRKLFLDGGFAEELGAIREPFSGEANLVGALSLGEIANSEGGSVQFHNKTCVVGAYSSTAS, encoded by the coding sequence ATGCGCCCGCTCATCGACATCGCGCTCTCCACCGACGGGTCCACCGTCAACGACCTCATCCGTCTCATCCGACAGGCGCTGGACCGCGGTGCGCAGAGCCTCTTGCTGCTCTCCTGTGACGAGAATGGCCTTGAAGCTGCGGCCATCGATCCGACACTGCGCTCGCTGGAGGTTCCGGTCTTTGGAGGTTGCTTCCCCACCCTGCTGCACGGACGCTCCTATCTGGACCGGGGCTTCGTGGTGGCCGGACTCTCGGAGCCCGTCGAGGTGGCAGTGTACTCCGAAGTCAGCAGCCTCGACCCGCTCGGTGGAATGCCGATCCTCTTCCCGCCGGCGCTTGCAGAGTCTCGCGGCTTCGTTGTCCTGGTCGACGGACTGAGCAGCACGATCGATCACCTGGTGGGCGAGGTCTACGATCAGGTCGGTCCCGACCGTGCGGTGCTGGGAGGCGGCGCCGGCTCCCTGAGCTTCCAGCAGCGTCCCTGCCTCTTCACCAACAGCGGGCTGGTCCAGGACGCGCTGCAGGTGGTGGGATTCCGCAGACCGTTCCAGACCTCGGTGCGCCACGGTTGGGAGAAGCTGGCCGGTCCCTTCCTGGTGACCGAGTCGGACGGGAACGTGATCCACTCCCTGAACTACCGACCGGCCTTCGAGCTGTACTCCGAGGTGGTACAGCCCTACAGCACGGCGCGCTTCGAGGACACCGACTTCTTCGAGATCGCCAAGACCTTCCCCTTCGGCCTGGAGAAGCTGGACGAAGCCTTGCTCGTCCGGGATCCGATCATCGCCGAGGACGGCAAGCTGGTGTGCGTGGGGCATGTCCCGGAGAACGCGATGATCTACGTGCTCCGCGGCGACCCTGCCGCCCTCAAGCGCGCAGCGGGGGAAGCAGCGCGGGCGGCCTGCCCCTCCGGTGATTGCTCCAGAGACGTCCTCGTCTTCGACTGCATCAGCCGCAAGCTCTTTCTGGACGGTGGATTCGCCGAAGAGCTGGGAGCGATCCGAGAGCCGTTCTCCGGTGAAGCCAATCTCGTAGGCGCCCTTTCCCTGGGCGAAATCGCCAACTCGGAGGGTGGTAGCGTCCAGTTCCACAACAAGACCTGCGTCGTGGGGGCGTATTCCTCCACCGCGTCCTGA
- a CDS encoding ABC transporter permease produces the protein MADLKLALRTLSKTPFVTLVAILSLALGIGANAAIYSMFDEMLIQPLPVQNPDELVNLANPGPKPGSQSCGQAGGCDEVFSYPMFRDLEAADAGFSGLAAHVNFGANLALSDRTTDGQGLLVSGSYFPVLGVTPALGRLLGPEDDRTIGGHPVAVLSFGFWRRQLGSDPGVLNRVITVNGQPLTVVGVASRAFTGTTLGNLPDVFVPLTMRSQMVRGWEGFENRRTYFLYLFGRLQPGLTAEQAEGRVNTVYSGLLADVEAPLQTGMSEETMTAFLAKRVTVKPGQRGQSSLHADVKVPLIMLLTITGLVLLIACANIANLLLARGAGRGQEMAIRGSLGGSRKQLLRPLIVESLTLAVLGGVASLLIARWTLVFIGSALPPQAAGMMSLTLRPQVVIFTAAISIGTGFLFGLYPALHSTRPDLVTMLKSVTGQASGSRSAARFRSSLVTAQVALSMALLVAAGLFIKSLTNVSRIDLGLVPDNIVQFTVSPVRNGYEAERSRVLFGRIEEELGALPGVTSVSAARVAVIGGSSWGTDVRVQGFESGPDIDSNSRYNQVGADYFSMLSVPLLAGREFTTADALGGANVAIVNEAFARKFGLDGADAVGKFMRPSFGPPAEELNTEIVGVVKDAKYNDVKDDIPPVFFVPYRQDESIGALTFYARTAGDPEAVQRAIPDVIRRLDANLPVEDLKTLDRQIKENLVTDRLISTLASAFAALATLLAAVGLYGVLAFTVTQRTREIGLRMALGADAGQVRGMVLRQVGRMLVVGAVVGLVLAVLLGKAAASLLFGLSGSDPFVIGAVAAVMTAVAFTAGYLPAARASKVDPMVALRYE, from the coding sequence ATGGCGGATCTGAAACTGGCCCTCCGTACGCTGTCCAAGACCCCGTTCGTCACGCTGGTGGCGATCCTGTCCCTGGCCCTGGGGATCGGCGCCAACGCGGCCATCTACTCGATGTTCGACGAGATGCTGATCCAGCCGCTGCCGGTCCAGAACCCGGACGAGCTGGTCAACCTCGCGAATCCGGGGCCCAAGCCCGGTTCCCAGTCGTGCGGTCAGGCGGGCGGCTGTGACGAGGTGTTCAGCTATCCGATGTTCCGGGATCTGGAGGCCGCCGACGCCGGCTTCAGCGGGCTGGCAGCCCACGTGAACTTCGGGGCCAACCTGGCCCTGTCCGACCGCACCACCGATGGTCAGGGCTTGCTGGTGTCGGGCTCGTACTTCCCGGTGCTCGGGGTGACGCCGGCGCTGGGCCGCCTCCTGGGCCCCGAGGACGACCGCACGATCGGAGGGCATCCGGTCGCGGTGCTCAGCTTCGGCTTCTGGAGGCGACAGCTGGGATCCGATCCGGGCGTGCTCAATCGCGTGATCACCGTCAACGGACAGCCGTTGACGGTGGTGGGCGTGGCTTCGCGGGCGTTCACGGGCACGACCCTCGGAAACCTCCCGGACGTGTTCGTTCCTCTGACCATGCGTAGCCAGATGGTGCGCGGTTGGGAGGGCTTCGAGAACCGTCGCACCTACTTCCTCTATCTCTTCGGGCGCCTCCAGCCTGGGCTGACGGCCGAACAGGCCGAAGGTCGCGTGAACACCGTCTACAGCGGCCTTCTCGCGGACGTGGAAGCACCGCTGCAGACGGGCATGAGCGAAGAGACCATGACGGCGTTCCTGGCCAAACGCGTCACAGTGAAGCCGGGTCAACGCGGACAGAGCTCCTTGCATGCCGATGTGAAGGTGCCGCTGATCATGCTGCTCACCATCACCGGGCTGGTCCTGCTGATCGCGTGTGCGAACATCGCCAACCTGTTGCTGGCGCGAGGCGCCGGCCGCGGACAGGAGATGGCGATCCGAGGGTCGCTGGGAGGCAGCCGCAAGCAGCTGCTGCGCCCGCTCATCGTGGAGTCACTCACGCTGGCGGTGCTGGGCGGAGTGGCCAGCTTGCTGATCGCCCGCTGGACGCTGGTGTTCATCGGGTCCGCTCTGCCGCCCCAGGCCGCCGGCATGATGAGCCTCACCCTCCGGCCCCAGGTGGTGATCTTCACCGCGGCCATTTCCATCGGGACAGGCTTCCTCTTCGGACTGTACCCGGCGTTGCACAGCACCCGGCCGGATCTGGTCACCATGCTCAAGTCGGTGACGGGTCAGGCCTCGGGGTCACGTTCGGCCGCGCGCTTCCGCTCGTCGCTGGTCACCGCGCAGGTGGCGCTGTCCATGGCACTGCTGGTGGCTGCCGGCTTGTTCATCAAGAGCCTAACCAACGTGAGCAGGATCGACCTCGGTCTCGTGCCCGACAACATCGTCCAGTTCACCGTCTCTCCCGTCCGGAACGGCTACGAGGCCGAGCGGTCCCGAGTGCTCTTCGGTCGGATCGAGGAGGAGTTGGGCGCGCTGCCGGGGGTGACATCCGTCTCCGCAGCGCGGGTGGCCGTGATCGGTGGGAGCAGCTGGGGTACCGACGTACGCGTGCAGGGCTTCGAGAGCGGGCCCGACATCGACTCCAACTCGCGCTACAACCAGGTCGGTGCCGACTACTTCAGCATGCTGAGTGTTCCGCTGCTCGCGGGTCGGGAGTTCACAACCGCGGACGCGCTGGGGGGCGCGAATGTCGCGATTGTCAACGAAGCGTTCGCCCGAAAGTTCGGACTCGACGGAGCGGACGCGGTCGGGAAGTTCATGCGTCCGAGCTTCGGACCGCCTGCCGAGGAGCTGAACACCGAGATCGTGGGCGTGGTCAAGGACGCGAAGTACAACGACGTGAAGGACGACATTCCCCCCGTCTTCTTCGTGCCCTACCGTCAGGACGAGTCGATCGGCGCGCTGACCTTCTATGCACGCACCGCGGGAGATCCGGAGGCGGTGCAACGCGCTATTCCGGACGTGATCCGGCGACTCGATGCCAACTTGCCCGTGGAAGACCTCAAGACCCTCGACCGGCAGATCAAGGAGAACCTGGTCACGGATCGGCTCATCAGCACGTTGGCATCCGCCTTCGCGGCCCTGGCCACCCTGCTCGCGGCGGTTGGACTCTACGGCGTGCTCGCCTTCACCGTGACTCAGCGCACGCGCGAGATCGGTCTCCGCATGGCGCTGGGCGCGGACGCGGGTCAGGTCCGCGGGATGGTGCTCCGGCAGGTGGGCCGCATGTTGGTGGTGGGTGCGGTCGTGGGGTTGGTACTGGCGGTGTTGCTGGGGAAGGCCGCCGCCTCGCTGCTCTTTGGCCTGAGCGGGTCGGATCCGTTCGTGATCGGCGCCGTCGCGGCCGTGATGACCGCGGTGGCCTTCACCGCGGGCTACCTGCCGGCGGCCCGGGCGTCCAAGGTTGACCCGATGGTGGCGCTCCGGTACGAATAG
- a CDS encoding EAL domain-containing protein, whose amino-acid sequence MEAKDLKTLQLVAIQHELAMVTGLDLNLDRMLSPFMRTCLRRLGLRSIHFYQFPETDSSLEAAPEYGYGDAVRRLSVPSLASGSADAAVLDGLPLDRALEPPTGTHHVHGDRHYLTFPLEGVGFMVLERARRPIDVEVARSLEPIFARLNVSCRACLEHHRILEEIAARKEAEAVIVRQAAYDTLTDLPNRKTLNQRLRQAVAAARRHRHYGAVYFIDVDRFKSVNDSLGHAAGDALLVEIARRLASVAREEDTVARVGGDEFIFVASQLGDTVERATYSARVLAERIVEMAGESVRTQGTSVVPSASVGLTLFPDPNLDTLPLGQYCEDLVRFADTAMYRAKEHSRGGFEFFAPEMQAASNRRLRMETHLRQAVAGSELQLHYQPVVTPLGTILGAEALLRWSSDDMGAVSPADFIPVAEETGLILEIGDWVLGEACRLIAHILEVSRSPSFRSLSVNLSARQIRQPGFVAWVKDAVLRSGIPPRALILELTESAALTDLEDTVRKMSQLTELGVRFALDDFGTGYSSLSYLHRLPVSMLKIDRSFVTGIRERPDHQGIVDATLAMARHLKIACIIEGVESQSDVDYFGGVPVLAMQGYHFSRPLPEAHFLELLASGTIPGSPAAACPASTVRAY is encoded by the coding sequence GTGGAGGCGAAGGACCTCAAGACGCTGCAGCTCGTCGCCATTCAGCACGAGCTGGCCATGGTCACCGGTCTGGATCTGAACCTGGACCGGATGCTGTCCCCGTTCATGCGCACCTGCTTGCGACGGCTGGGGCTCCGGAGCATCCACTTCTATCAGTTCCCGGAGACCGATTCATCGCTGGAAGCAGCCCCCGAGTATGGGTACGGCGACGCCGTACGACGGCTCAGCGTGCCCTCGCTGGCTTCGGGCTCGGCGGATGCCGCAGTGCTCGACGGACTCCCGCTCGATCGGGCGTTGGAGCCCCCCACGGGCACCCACCACGTCCATGGGGATCGTCACTACCTCACCTTTCCGCTCGAGGGTGTGGGATTCATGGTGCTCGAGCGGGCCCGCCGGCCGATCGACGTCGAGGTGGCGCGGTCGCTGGAGCCCATCTTCGCCCGACTCAACGTGAGTTGTCGCGCGTGCCTGGAGCACCACCGCATCCTCGAGGAGATCGCGGCGCGCAAGGAAGCCGAGGCGGTCATCGTGCGCCAAGCCGCCTACGACACGCTGACGGACCTCCCCAACCGCAAGACGCTCAACCAACGTCTACGGCAGGCGGTGGCGGCTGCACGACGGCATCGACACTACGGAGCCGTCTACTTCATCGACGTGGATCGCTTCAAGAGCGTGAACGACTCGCTCGGTCACGCCGCCGGCGACGCCTTGTTGGTGGAGATCGCCAGGCGCCTCGCGTCCGTGGCGCGGGAGGAGGATACGGTGGCGCGCGTGGGCGGTGACGAGTTCATCTTCGTGGCCAGCCAGCTCGGCGACACCGTGGAGCGCGCCACCTATTCCGCACGCGTGCTGGCGGAGCGCATCGTGGAGATGGCCGGGGAGTCGGTCCGCACCCAGGGAACGTCGGTCGTGCCCTCGGCGAGCGTCGGGCTCACCCTGTTCCCCGACCCCAACCTGGACACCCTTCCCCTGGGGCAGTACTGCGAGGACCTGGTGCGCTTTGCGGATACGGCCATGTACCGCGCCAAGGAGCACTCGCGCGGAGGGTTCGAGTTCTTCGCCCCCGAGATGCAGGCGGCCAGCAATCGGCGGCTCCGCATGGAGACGCACCTCCGACAGGCCGTGGCGGGATCGGAGCTTCAGCTCCACTACCAGCCGGTGGTGACACCGCTGGGGACCATCCTCGGGGCCGAAGCGTTGCTCCGCTGGAGCAGCGACGACATGGGAGCGGTGTCGCCGGCGGACTTCATTCCCGTGGCCGAGGAGACCGGCCTGATCCTGGAGATCGGTGACTGGGTCCTGGGCGAGGCCTGCCGCCTGATCGCCCACATCCTGGAGGTCTCGCGCTCACCATCCTTCCGGAGCCTGAGCGTAAACCTGAGCGCCCGCCAGATCCGACAGCCGGGCTTCGTGGCTTGGGTGAAGGACGCGGTGCTCCGGTCCGGCATTCCCCCGCGGGCGCTGATCCTGGAGTTGACGGAGAGCGCCGCCTTGACCGATCTCGAGGACACGGTGCGGAAGATGTCCCAGCTCACGGAGCTCGGCGTGCGCTTCGCGCTGGACGACTTCGGAACCGGCTACTCGTCCCTCTCCTATCTGCACCGGCTGCCGGTCAGCATGCTCAAGATCGATCGCTCGTTCGTGACGGGCATCCGGGAGCGCCCTGATCACCAGGGCATCGTCGATGCGACCCTGGCCATGGCACGGCACCTCAAGATCGCCTGCATCATCGAGGGCGTGGAGTCGCAGTCGGACGTGGACTACTTCGGCGGCGTCCCGGTGCTGGCCATGCAGGGCTACCACTTCAGCAGGCCGCTCCCCGAAGCGCACTTTCTGGAGCTGCTCGCGTCGGGCACGATCCCGGGGTCCCCGGCCGCCGCTTGCCCGGCCAGCACCGTCAGAGCCTATTGA
- a CDS encoding serine/threonine-protein kinase produces MGNNDWTRLEELFNGALEVPAAERDAFLERACAGDQALLQEIRSLLRADGLQPRGAFIDAELGRALEQLSAEDLAAPSGRRFGPYRILEPLGAGGMGAVYLAERADDEFEKRVAIKLMRGGIANDVGRARFLAERQILAHLEHPGIARLLDGGTTEDGSPFVVMEYVDGVPITESARTRNLTTEGTLWLFLEVCAAVQYAHNNLVVHRDLKPANILVTHEGAAKLLDFGIAKLLEPGESGDGPLTRNAAGRLMTPEYASPEQVRGEPVGTATDVYALGVLLYQLLAGALPFKLESQSAAEIERIVTTREPEPPSRVAAERPIRSDLDAIVLKAMRKEPERRYASVAQFADDIKAYLAGHPVSARPNSWTYRAHKFVVRNRLGVAAAAALGVLSTFYTYRLAVERNTARIEARKAEQVAAFVTGLFRVADPDASQGRDITARELVDSGEVRLRTELAEQPEVRGEMLSLIGYVYQQLGLLDRARPALEEALQLTRSVEGDDSEAATTAKDRLRRVYTAQGDLEEAERLARELVETARARRPPDVRELAVSLLALADVLEEATKVEEEATLAGEAVELAGQLQGAVRDTTLYHALGARGNARLNNGDLVGARQDMERALELAETLLHEDNSNLIILRSNLSGVYRLQGEFDLAEEGLRENIAQAERVLGSEHPQVGFNLISLSNVLKEQGQFADAEAAIRRAHDIFVARYGLRAPILGTVYNNLANLRQDQDDLRGALEFHERSLTLSLELQGENGPDVATSYYNMASVYQQLGDLERAVDLQRKAFRVDSVVLGVDHVYVAQDLTAIASVLGELKRFGEAERELGRALGWAEASVGRDHPQVARIHVELAKLYLSQDRPAQAVPEAAEGLRALATSLEEGHWELGAVRNLLGEARWRSGDHSDDVRELIRGGYELVLAGRGEDNRFTQRARKAMELIEP; encoded by the coding sequence GTGGGGAACAACGACTGGACCCGGCTCGAAGAGCTGTTCAACGGGGCCCTGGAGGTTCCCGCCGCGGAGCGCGACGCGTTCCTCGAACGGGCCTGTGCCGGTGACCAAGCGCTGCTGCAGGAAATCCGCTCTCTGCTGCGAGCGGATGGTCTACAGCCCCGAGGCGCGTTCATCGATGCGGAGCTGGGTCGGGCCTTGGAGCAGCTCAGCGCGGAGGATCTGGCCGCTCCGTCGGGTCGCCGCTTCGGGCCCTACCGCATCCTGGAGCCGCTCGGCGCCGGCGGCATGGGCGCGGTCTATCTGGCGGAGCGGGCCGACGACGAGTTCGAGAAACGCGTCGCCATCAAGCTCATGCGCGGGGGCATCGCGAACGATGTGGGGCGAGCCCGTTTTCTGGCCGAACGTCAGATCCTGGCGCACCTCGAGCACCCTGGAATCGCCCGGCTGTTGGACGGCGGCACCACGGAGGACGGCTCGCCCTTCGTGGTCATGGAGTACGTGGACGGAGTACCGATCACCGAGTCGGCGCGTACCCGGAACCTGACGACCGAAGGCACGCTGTGGCTGTTCCTGGAGGTGTGCGCGGCGGTCCAGTACGCGCACAACAACCTGGTCGTCCACCGGGATCTGAAACCGGCCAACATCCTGGTGACGCACGAGGGAGCCGCGAAGCTGCTCGACTTCGGGATCGCGAAGCTGCTGGAGCCCGGCGAATCGGGAGACGGCCCCCTCACGCGCAATGCGGCAGGTCGGCTCATGACGCCCGAGTATGCGAGCCCGGAGCAGGTGCGTGGCGAGCCGGTGGGGACCGCCACGGACGTCTATGCGCTGGGCGTCCTGCTCTACCAGCTGCTGGCCGGCGCTCTCCCCTTCAAGCTCGAGTCGCAGTCCGCCGCCGAGATCGAGCGGATCGTGACCACGCGCGAGCCGGAGCCACCGAGCCGGGTGGCGGCAGAGCGGCCGATCCGTAGCGACCTGGACGCCATCGTCCTGAAGGCCATGCGCAAGGAGCCGGAGCGGCGCTACGCATCGGTGGCGCAGTTCGCCGACGACATCAAAGCCTACCTTGCCGGCCATCCGGTCTCGGCGCGCCCCAACTCCTGGACATACCGTGCGCACAAGTTCGTGGTCCGCAACCGATTGGGGGTGGCGGCTGCAGCGGCCCTCGGCGTGCTTTCGACGTTCTACACCTACCGCCTGGCCGTGGAGCGCAACACGGCGCGCATCGAAGCACGCAAAGCGGAGCAGGTCGCGGCCTTCGTGACGGGGCTGTTCCGCGTCGCCGATCCCGACGCCTCCCAGGGTCGAGACATCACGGCTCGTGAGCTCGTGGACTCGGGCGAGGTTCGCCTGCGGACCGAACTGGCGGAGCAGCCCGAAGTCCGCGGTGAGATGCTCTCGCTCATCGGCTACGTCTACCAGCAGTTGGGACTGCTCGACCGCGCTCGACCTGCGCTGGAGGAGGCCCTGCAACTGACCCGGAGTGTGGAAGGCGACGACTCGGAAGCCGCGACCACGGCGAAGGATCGCCTGAGGCGTGTGTACACGGCGCAGGGCGACCTCGAAGAAGCCGAGCGCCTGGCGCGTGAGTTGGTGGAGACGGCTCGGGCTCGGCGTCCGCCCGACGTGCGCGAGCTGGCCGTGAGCCTCCTGGCGCTGGCGGACGTGCTGGAGGAAGCGACGAAGGTGGAGGAGGAGGCGACGCTTGCCGGCGAGGCGGTGGAGTTGGCTGGGCAGCTGCAGGGCGCCGTGCGGGATACGACCTTGTACCATGCGCTGGGGGCGCGCGGGAACGCACGCCTGAACAACGGCGACCTGGTGGGGGCCCGGCAGGACATGGAACGTGCGCTCGAGCTTGCCGAGACGCTGCTGCACGAGGACAACTCGAACCTCATCATCCTGCGGAGCAACCTGTCGGGGGTCTATCGGCTCCAAGGCGAGTTCGACCTGGCGGAAGAAGGGCTGCGCGAGAACATCGCACAGGCCGAGCGAGTGCTGGGAAGCGAGCATCCCCAGGTCGGCTTCAACCTGATCAGCCTTTCGAATGTCCTGAAGGAGCAGGGCCAGTTCGCGGATGCCGAAGCGGCGATCCGAAGAGCACACGACATCTTTGTCGCGCGCTACGGACTCCGTGCTCCGATACTGGGCACGGTGTACAACAACCTGGCCAACCTCCGCCAGGACCAGGACGATCTGCGCGGTGCCCTGGAGTTCCACGAACGATCCCTGACCCTGAGCCTGGAGCTACAGGGCGAGAACGGTCCCGACGTGGCGACGTCCTACTACAACATGGCCAGTGTCTATCAGCAGCTCGGTGACCTCGAGCGTGCGGTGGACCTGCAGCGGAAGGCCTTTCGCGTCGACAGCGTCGTGCTGGGTGTCGACCACGTCTACGTGGCGCAGGACCTGACCGCCATCGCGTCCGTGCTGGGCGAGCTGAAGCGTTTCGGGGAGGCGGAGCGAGAGCTCGGCCGTGCGCTCGGGTGGGCCGAGGCCTCGGTCGGAAGGGACCACCCCCAGGTGGCGCGCATCCATGTGGAATTGGCCAAGCTGTACTTGAGTCAGGACCGACCGGCCCAGGCGGTCCCGGAGGCTGCGGAGGGCCTGCGTGCTCTCGCTACGTCCTTGGAGGAGGGTCACTGGGAGCTCGGTGCCGTGCGCAACCTGCTCGGTGAGGCGCGCTGGCGGTCGGGCGACCACAGCGACGACGTCAGGGAGCTGATTCGCGGCGGCTATGAGCTCGTGCTGGCGGGCCGCGGAGAGGACAATCGCTTCACGCAGCGCGCACGCAAGGCGATGGAGCTGATCGAGCCCTGA
- a CDS encoding NAD(P)/FAD-dependent oxidoreductase, producing the protein MTETATLIVGAGPAGLAVAGRLRQRGLPFEILEASDRVGNAWHEHYDRLHLHTVKELSSLPGLPFPADYPRYVPRHLLADYLTRYAEHFRLEPRFGEDVRSIRRSGALWHVETHRGSRFEAGQVVVATGVNRVPIRPILPGEEDFQGVVEHTKGYRRADPYAGQHVLVVGMGNTGAEVALDLCESGVAVALSVRGAVNIVPRDVLGRPTQRTALLLARLPNWLGDRLGTLLRRLTVGDLSGYGIETPRIAPLQQLRLYGKTPVVDLGTVDRIKRGDIRVFPEIQGFTSDGVVFADGRSERFDVVLLATGYRPDLEHLVEGGDRLMDRNGLPATVVGQGPWAGLYFVGFDNYRPGGVLGAIVRDSERVVEGIAAQRGVAAASSVG; encoded by the coding sequence GTGACCGAGACCGCAACGCTGATCGTTGGAGCCGGGCCGGCCGGACTGGCCGTGGCCGGCCGGCTCCGCCAGCGGGGTCTGCCGTTCGAGATCCTGGAGGCGAGCGACCGGGTCGGGAACGCCTGGCACGAGCACTACGACCGGTTGCACCTGCACACGGTCAAGGAGTTGTCCTCGCTGCCGGGACTCCCGTTCCCGGCGGACTATCCCCGCTACGTGCCCAGGCACCTGCTTGCCGACTACCTCACGCGCTACGCGGAGCACTTCCGGTTGGAGCCGCGCTTCGGTGAGGACGTCCGCTCCATCCGCCGCAGCGGAGCGCTCTGGCATGTGGAGACCCACCGCGGGTCCCGGTTCGAGGCCGGACAGGTGGTGGTCGCCACCGGTGTGAACCGCGTCCCGATCCGACCGATCCTCCCCGGCGAGGAGGACTTCCAGGGCGTGGTGGAGCACACCAAGGGATATCGCCGAGCCGACCCCTACGCCGGTCAGCACGTCCTGGTGGTGGGCATGGGCAATACCGGTGCGGAGGTGGCCCTCGATCTCTGCGAGAGTGGCGTCGCGGTGGCGCTCTCCGTGCGCGGCGCCGTCAACATCGTGCCGCGGGACGTGTTGGGCCGTCCCACCCAGCGCACGGCGCTGCTGCTCGCGAGGCTTCCCAACTGGTTGGGAGACCGGTTGGGCACGCTTCTGCGTCGACTGACGGTGGGCGACCTGTCCGGCTACGGAATCGAGACGCCGCGCATCGCGCCGTTGCAGCAGCTTCGTCTGTACGGAAAGACGCCGGTCGTGGACCTGGGCACGGTCGACCGCATCAAACGCGGCGACATCCGGGTGTTTCCCGAGATCCAGGGCTTCACGTCCGACGGTGTGGTCTTCGCGGACGGCCGCAGCGAGCGCTTCGACGTTGTCCTGCTGGCCACGGGGTATCGTCCGGACCTCGAGCACCTCGTCGAGGGCGGAGACCGGTTGATGGATCGCAACGGACTTCCTGCGACCGTGGTGGGGCAGGGACCCTGGGCGGGCCTGTACTTCGTCGGCTTCGACAACTACCGGCCGGGCGGCGTACTGGGTGCGATCGTTCGCGACTCAGAACGGGTGGTCGAGGGCATCGCCGCTCAACGGGGCGTGGCGGCGGCGTCGTCGGTGGGTTGA